The genome window CCTCACCTAGAGCAGATGCAATCTCGGTGTCTCTTTTTGGTTGGGCCCGACGGACGGTTGATTGGTACTGCTACGGCCTGGTGGAATGACGAATTTCGCGGTGGAGGTTGGGGTCGCTTGCACTGGGTGGGAATTCATCGGGACTTTCAGGGTCTAGGTCTGGCCCGCCCCTTGGTGGTGGCCGCGGTTAATCGACTGGCACAGCTTCATGAGCGGGCATACCTGACCAGTAAGACCACCAGTCTTAAGGCGATCAAGCTGTACCTAGATTACGGGTTCTCGCCGGATCTGTCCCTTGAGGGAAGTGGCGAGGGCTGGCAGATCCTAGCGGATCTGCTGCAGCACCCTAAGTTGCAGGCAACTACTGGTAAGTAAGAAGGGCACTGGCAGGAGTATGTGCTGGCCTCGTCAAATTGATATAGTCTAGTTCGTTGTCCAAAACGAGGGTGAGGGGAAGTGAAGCTGTGAAGTCAACTAAGGTCTCAAGCCCCTTTCGGTGGCTGCTGATCAGCATGATATTTCTAGTAGTAGGCATTCTGTTTGTAAATGGTAGCTCCGGCAGGGTAGAGGCTGTCAGCCTTGATCGGAGGCAAGTTCTTCCTTCCGGTACGGCAAGGCCCACCGGTGATCAGGATAGCCTGATCTACACTGCACATCGCCAACCCTCACTTAGTCTAGGCTCATCGGTTTTGGTGCTCAAAATCAAGACTACGACCAAGACTGCATTCTTTGAAATGGAGCGGGAGACTCCTGTTTTGTACGGATTGAAGGATCCCAATGTGCAAAATTGGCTCAACTCACGAATTCGGGCTCCCTTGATCGCCTTCACCGACAATCTGCGAAAGCAAGCGGAAAGGGACTACAGACAGTGGCCCCAGGATCAGGAGTTTCGCACTTATATTGCCCATGTCAGCTATGATGTGACCTTGAACAATGACCGGTTGTTGAGCATGGTGGCGACGATGTATCAGTATACAGGTGGGGCCCATGGGTTATCCTTCTTGGAGCCCTTCAATTTTGATCTACATACCGGGAAGGCGCTGCGGCTGGCGGATCTCTTTGCTCCCGGAGTTGATTACCAGGGCCTGATTCGGGCTGAGATCAACCGACAAATGGCCCAGAATCCTGAGAGGTTCTTCGAACCTCGCTT of Bacillota bacterium contains these proteins:
- a CDS encoding GNAT family N-acetyltransferase; this encodes MAIKPVRVRMVADPISPVEELRFPAGYHLRYFRPGEEGDWAEIETAAGEFASVDEALARFNSEFAPHLEQMQSRCLFLVGPDGRLIGTATAWWNDEFRGGGWGRLHWVGIHRDFQGLGLARPLVVAAVNRLAQLHERAYLTSKTTSLKAIKLYLDYGFSPDLSLEGSGEGWQILADLLQHPKLQATTGK
- a CDS encoding DUF3298 and DUF4163 domain-containing protein: MKSTKVSSPFRWLLISMIFLVVGILFVNGSSGRVEAVSLDRRQVLPSGTARPTGDQDSLIYTAHRQPSLSLGSSVLVLKIKTTTKTAFFEMERETPVLYGLKDPNVQNWLNSRIRAPLIAFTDNLRKQAERDYRQWPQDQEFRTYIAHVSYDVTLNNDRLLSMVATMYQYTGGAHGLSFLEPFNFDLHTGKALRLADLFAPGVDYQGLIRAEINRQMAQNPERFFEPRLPENWVPGEHRFYLTEDAVVVFFDLYEIAPYASGIPQFAIPYSLLGDLLP